The proteins below are encoded in one region of Longimicrobium sp.:
- a CDS encoding aminotransferase class I/II-fold pyridoxal phosphate-dependent enzyme has product MATVATTSRRMGDLFDKCSRYTAAREMMGSGLYPYFQAIEASEDTEVVIRGERKIMVGSNNYLGLTHEPYVLERAREALYRYGTGCTGSRFLNGTLDLHEELEHRLAALMGAEAAIVFSTGYQTNLGVISALVTRGSVVVQDRLNHASLVDGAQLAAGDLVRYPHGDLKGLRRALERNAGANGALVVTDGVFSMEGNIVNLPAVADVVEEFGARLMVDDAHSVGVLGPNGGGTAEHFGMQERVDLTMVTFSKSFASIGGAVSGPENVIHYLRHHARPLIFSASMPPSAVATVLACLDVMALEPERRARLWQNADYLRSGLQSLGFDTATSETPIIPVASGNIEQTFVFWRALFDAGVFTNPVLPPAVPEHSCRLRTSVMATHTTDQLDFVLDAFGRVGRQLGLR; this is encoded by the coding sequence ATGGCTACTGTGGCGACGACCTCGCGGCGCATGGGCGACCTCTTCGACAAGTGCAGCCGCTACACCGCGGCGCGCGAGATGATGGGGAGCGGCCTCTATCCGTACTTCCAGGCCATCGAGGCCTCGGAAGACACGGAGGTGGTGATCCGCGGCGAGCGCAAGATCATGGTGGGCTCCAACAACTACCTGGGGCTCACCCACGAGCCGTACGTGCTGGAGCGCGCGCGCGAGGCGCTGTACCGCTACGGCACCGGCTGCACGGGGAGCCGCTTCCTGAACGGCACGCTGGACCTGCACGAGGAGCTGGAGCACCGCCTGGCCGCCCTGATGGGCGCCGAGGCGGCGATCGTCTTCAGCACCGGCTACCAGACCAACCTGGGCGTCATCTCCGCGCTGGTGACGCGCGGCAGCGTGGTGGTGCAGGACCGGCTCAACCACGCCTCGCTGGTGGACGGCGCGCAGCTCGCGGCCGGCGACCTGGTGCGCTATCCGCACGGCGACCTCAAGGGGCTGCGCCGCGCGCTGGAGCGCAACGCGGGGGCCAACGGGGCGCTGGTGGTGACGGACGGTGTCTTCTCGATGGAGGGGAACATCGTCAACCTCCCCGCCGTCGCCGACGTGGTGGAGGAGTTCGGGGCGCGGCTGATGGTGGACGACGCGCACTCGGTGGGCGTGCTGGGGCCCAACGGCGGCGGCACGGCCGAGCACTTTGGGATGCAGGAGCGGGTGGACCTCACCATGGTCACCTTTTCCAAGTCGTTCGCATCCATCGGCGGCGCGGTGTCGGGGCCGGAGAACGTCATCCACTACCTGCGCCACCACGCGCGCCCGCTCATCTTCAGCGCCAGCATGCCGCCCTCCGCGGTGGCCACGGTGCTGGCCTGCCTGGACGTGATGGCGCTCGAGCCCGAGCGCCGCGCCCGCCTCTGGCAGAACGCCGACTACCTGCGCAGCGGCCTGCAGTCGCTGGGCTTCGACACCGCGACCTCGGAGACGCCGATCATCCCCGTGGCCTCGGGGAACATCGAGCAGACCTTCGTCTTCTGGCGCGCGCTGTTCGACGCGGGAGTCTTCACCAACCCGGTGCTGCCGCCCGCCGTGCCCGAGCATTCGTGCCGGCTGCGCACCTCGGTGATGGCGACGCACACCACCGACCAGCTCGACTTCGTGCTGGACGCCTTCGGCCGCGTGGGGCGCCAGCTCGGGCTCCGCTAA
- a CDS encoding NAD-dependent epimerase/dehydratase family protein, with the protein MSRTALITGATGFVGGHLAGYLAGQGWKVRALVRPTSDTSALRALGAELATGDLDATDAIAQAADGADTVFHLAGATTAPSEAEFRRANTQGTRNVVTGVLRAGAKPRRLVYASSYAACGPAVDGRPRRIGETPAPISAYGRSKLAGEDEVRAAEGQGVEVVVLRVPAVYGPGDRASFLPLFKLVKRRLAPLPAGAARRAQLVYVADLVRAFARAADVAPGTYAVAGPRAHPFRELLDGIGAALETTPLRIPIPPALFRAAGTLAGRWGGAGVFNREKAEEVLAEAWECDLSGSEALLSADEAMPLGRGLAETARWYRTQGWL; encoded by the coding sequence ATGAGCCGAACCGCGCTGATCACCGGGGCCACGGGCTTCGTGGGCGGGCACCTGGCCGGCTACCTCGCGGGGCAGGGGTGGAAGGTCCGCGCACTCGTCCGCCCCACCAGCGACACGTCCGCCCTGCGCGCCCTGGGAGCCGAGCTCGCCACCGGCGACCTGGACGCCACGGACGCCATCGCCCAGGCCGCGGACGGGGCCGACACGGTCTTCCACCTGGCCGGCGCCACCACGGCACCCTCCGAGGCGGAGTTTCGCCGCGCCAACACCCAAGGGACCCGAAATGTGGTCACCGGGGTATTGCGGGCTGGTGCGAAGCCGCGGCGCCTGGTGTACGCAAGCTCGTATGCCGCCTGCGGCCCCGCGGTGGACGGCCGCCCCCGCCGCATCGGCGAAACGCCCGCGCCCATCTCGGCGTACGGCCGGAGCAAGCTGGCTGGCGAGGACGAGGTCCGCGCGGCGGAGGGGCAGGGGGTTGAGGTGGTGGTGCTGCGAGTACCCGCCGTGTACGGTCCCGGCGACCGTGCCTCCTTTCTCCCCCTCTTCAAGCTGGTGAAGCGACGCCTGGCCCCGCTCCCCGCGGGGGCCGCCCGGCGTGCCCAGCTTGTGTACGTCGCGGACCTGGTGCGCGCCTTCGCCCGCGCCGCCGACGTGGCTCCCGGCACGTACGCCGTCGCGGGGCCCCGCGCCCACCCCTTCCGCGAGCTGCTGGACGGGATCGGCGCGGCGCTGGAGACGACTCCGCTGCGCATTCCGATCCCGCCGGCACTCTTCCGGGCGGCGGGGACGCTGGCGGGGCGGTGGGGAGGGGCGGGGGTGTTCAACCGCGAAAAGGCGGAGGAGGTGCTGGCGGAGGCGTGGGAGTGTGACCTCTCCGGCTCCGAAGCCCTCCTTTCGGCCGACGAAGCGATGCCGCTGGGCCGGGGTCTGGCCGAGACGGCCCGGTGGTACCGAACTCAGGGATGGCTTTGA
- a CDS encoding glycosyltransferase family 2 protein produces the protein MNTFLFWLAVVTVASFLLVAVELLRGRGKLRYLAAVEPLPQSELPLVSVVVAARDEERNVEEAMGSILAQDLANIELVVVDDRSADRTGEILDRMAVADPRLRVVHVRELPAGWLGKNHALDLGAADARGELILFTDADIVMAPDTVRLAASYMERERLDHLTMAPRIDMPGFLLQAFGVLFGICFLLFSRPWKARDPRSASHIGIGAFNLVRASSYRSIGTHRAIAMRPDDDMKLGKLMKKNGQRQDFLVAVTHVSVEWYRSIPEAVRGLRKNGFAGLDYRVSMVVFATLTQLAFMIFPFIAIFLTVGPTRWIYAFSVAMILGLFGGAAREQRAPVWGGIAVPFASLLFIVIVWNATLYALIHRGIEWRGTHYPLDELRANRV, from the coding sequence ATGAACACCTTTCTCTTCTGGCTCGCGGTCGTCACGGTCGCGTCGTTTCTCCTGGTCGCCGTGGAGCTGCTGCGCGGGCGCGGGAAGCTGCGCTACCTGGCCGCGGTGGAGCCCCTCCCCCAATCCGAGCTGCCGCTGGTCTCGGTGGTGGTGGCCGCGCGCGACGAGGAGCGCAACGTGGAGGAGGCGATGGGCTCCATCCTGGCGCAGGACCTCGCCAATATCGAGCTGGTGGTGGTGGACGACCGCTCCGCCGACCGCACGGGCGAGATCCTGGACCGCATGGCCGTCGCCGATCCGCGGCTGCGCGTGGTCCACGTGCGCGAGCTCCCGGCCGGGTGGCTGGGGAAGAACCACGCCCTCGACCTCGGCGCCGCGGATGCGCGGGGCGAGCTGATTCTCTTCACCGACGCGGACATCGTGATGGCGCCGGATACCGTGCGCCTGGCCGCGAGCTACATGGAGCGCGAGCGGCTGGACCACCTGACGATGGCGCCGCGCATCGACATGCCCGGCTTCCTGCTGCAGGCGTTCGGCGTGCTCTTTGGGATCTGCTTCCTCCTCTTCTCGCGCCCGTGGAAGGCGCGCGACCCCCGATCGGCCAGCCACATCGGCATCGGCGCGTTCAACCTGGTGCGCGCGTCGTCGTACCGCAGCATCGGCACCCACCGGGCCATCGCCATGCGGCCGGACGACGACATGAAGCTGGGGAAGCTGATGAAGAAGAACGGCCAGCGGCAGGACTTCCTCGTGGCGGTGACCCACGTCTCCGTCGAATGGTACCGCAGCATCCCCGAGGCGGTGCGCGGGCTGCGGAAGAACGGTTTCGCGGGCCTCGACTACCGCGTCTCGATGGTGGTCTTCGCCACGCTGACGCAGCTCGCATTCATGATCTTCCCCTTCATCGCCATCTTCCTGACTGTGGGCCCCACACGCTGGATCTACGCCTTCTCGGTCGCGATGATCCTGGGCCTGTTCGGCGGCGCCGCGCGGGAGCAGCGTGCGCCGGTCTGGGGCGGCATCGCGGTCCCCTTCGCCAGCCTCCTCTTCATCGTCATCGTCTGGAACGCCACCCTCTACGCCCTCATCCACCGCGGCATCGAGTGGCGCGGCACGCACTATCCGCTGGACGAGCTGCGCGCGAACCGGGTGTGA
- the infA gene encoding translation initiation factor IF-1, translated as MAKQEGFEVEGVVTEVLPDRNYRVKLENGHQVLAYAAGRMSKNKIRVLEGDRVTLAMSPYDLTRGRITYRHK; from the coding sequence ATGGCGAAGCAGGAAGGGTTCGAGGTCGAAGGCGTGGTGACGGAGGTGCTCCCCGACCGCAACTACCGCGTGAAGCTGGAGAACGGGCACCAGGTTCTGGCCTACGCGGCCGGCCGCATGTCCAAGAACAAGATCCGCGTGCTGGAGGGCGACCGCGTAACGCTCGCCATGTCGCCGTACGACCTCACCCGCGGGCGGATCACGTACCGCCACAAGTAG
- a CDS encoding nucleotidyltransferase domain-containing protein yields the protein MALQSLLGSAAMRRALVHFAARPASRLHFRALERRLGLARQSLKNTLDTLEALGLVTRTAERRRVVYEAANPEAWVTLREMIRTFATPVEVIGDLFQDLPGVRGALVFGSAASGRMRADSDVDLLVIADETDPGALGMAALEAGLLLGREIDLKRYSPAELQAERARPGTSYLKRAIGGATQWALGTPEEAFA from the coding sequence ATGGCACTGCAGTCACTGCTCGGCTCCGCAGCCATGCGTCGAGCGCTCGTGCACTTCGCGGCACGCCCAGCGTCGCGGCTCCACTTCCGCGCACTGGAGCGTCGTCTCGGACTCGCGCGGCAGTCACTCAAAAATACGCTCGACACGTTGGAAGCGCTCGGGTTGGTAACACGAACGGCCGAGCGGCGGCGCGTCGTGTACGAAGCGGCCAATCCGGAAGCGTGGGTCACCCTCCGCGAGATGATCCGTACCTTTGCGACGCCCGTGGAGGTGATCGGCGACCTGTTCCAGGATCTCCCCGGCGTGCGGGGCGCCCTCGTCTTCGGCTCGGCCGCAAGCGGGCGGATGCGCGCTGACAGCGACGTCGACCTGCTCGTGATCGCCGACGAAACAGATCCGGGTGCGCTTGGGATGGCTGCGCTCGAAGCCGGTCTCCTCCTCGGCCGGGAGATCGACCTCAAACGCTATTCCCCCGCGGAGTTGCAGGCAGAGCGCGCGCGGCCTGGAACGAGCTATCTGAAGCGTGCAATCGGCGGCGCGACTCAGTGGGCGCTGGGGACTCCTGAGGAGGCATTCGCCTGA
- a CDS encoding TonB-dependent receptor → MTERGTGTAVPGARVEAEGAAAVAGPDGAFLLRGVSPGTREVRVTALGFREGRFSVEAANGRTVTLLVVLDPSAIALEAIRVRAARDAAGTTVLDRAAIDASGARELGEVLRDQAGVVVTRQGGPGSPTRVSIRGSSANEVLVLLDGVPLNSALTGDADLSTVPLESVERVTVLRGAQSARYGARALAGVVAVETKRPRGTELSARAAVGSWGERRGAVSAGGRRGAGATALSGFASVEGQRSEGDFRYLVPEFRGGGTAVRRNADAGSLSILASGRAERGGGEVGVRVDGFATRRGMPGGTAQPDLGARQEQDRAGAALSARLPAAGVEWRMELDAQLQHARFRDPEPNVGGAYDDEVRARAAGAAVSARAGRGSLDVVGGAEARTLGVTTSLLEDAPDGQSLGAVWLQGRWGRAVGAGWTLDLLPAARADWSTRVRGTTLSPRMGASATRGPLAARLSIGNAFSPPTLADQFFHEGVLVKPNPDLRPERVRGEVEGALELRDAAVGALRIDAELAAYRADVDGMVLWFPDHRFQWSPRNFDVRRAGADVQARVRFPWADAELRGTASRAAVEYTGPVLSGQVAFRPRHTASAAAAARLPGRIRAELQGRWVGERRSVAGDTLNLLEPYAMADLRLARPFALGAWAGEGTFAIENLADTHAAMLVDYPYPGRAWTLGVRLRRGAPHTSSSSGSTDR, encoded by the coding sequence GTGACCGAGCGCGGCACCGGCACCGCCGTCCCCGGCGCGCGCGTGGAGGCCGAGGGCGCCGCAGCCGTCGCGGGGCCGGACGGCGCGTTCCTGCTGCGCGGGGTGTCGCCGGGGACGCGCGAGGTGAGGGTGACGGCGCTCGGGTTCAGGGAGGGGCGCTTCAGCGTGGAAGCGGCCAACGGGCGCACGGTCACGCTCCTCGTGGTCCTCGATCCATCCGCCATCGCGCTGGAGGCGATCCGCGTGCGGGCAGCGCGCGACGCCGCGGGGACCACGGTGCTGGACCGCGCGGCCATCGACGCGTCCGGCGCGCGCGAGTTGGGGGAGGTCCTGCGCGACCAGGCGGGGGTGGTCGTCACGCGGCAGGGCGGACCGGGGTCGCCCACGCGTGTCTCCATCCGCGGGAGCAGCGCGAACGAGGTGCTCGTGCTCCTCGACGGCGTCCCGCTCAACTCCGCCCTGACTGGCGATGCGGATCTCTCCACCGTCCCTCTGGAGTCGGTGGAGCGCGTGACGGTGCTGCGCGGGGCGCAGTCGGCGCGCTACGGGGCGCGGGCGCTCGCCGGCGTGGTGGCGGTGGAGACGAAGCGCCCGCGCGGCACCGAGCTATCCGCGCGCGCGGCGGTGGGGAGCTGGGGCGAGCGGCGCGGCGCCGTCTCGGCAGGCGGGCGGCGCGGCGCGGGGGCGACGGCGCTCTCCGGCTTCGCATCGGTGGAGGGGCAGCGCTCGGAGGGCGACTTCCGCTACCTCGTGCCCGAGTTCCGCGGCGGGGGGACGGCCGTGCGGCGCAACGCGGATGCCGGATCGCTCTCCATCCTCGCCAGCGGTCGTGCGGAGCGCGGGGGCGGCGAGGTGGGGGTGCGGGTGGACGGCTTCGCCACGCGGCGCGGGATGCCGGGCGGGACAGCGCAGCCGGATCTCGGCGCGCGGCAGGAGCAGGACCGCGCGGGCGCCGCGCTCTCCGCCCGCCTTCCGGCCGCTGGCGTGGAGTGGCGGATGGAGCTCGACGCGCAGCTTCAGCACGCCCGCTTCCGTGATCCGGAGCCCAACGTCGGCGGCGCGTACGACGACGAGGTTCGCGCCCGGGCCGCAGGCGCCGCCGTCTCCGCGCGCGCGGGGCGGGGATCGCTGGACGTGGTCGGCGGGGCGGAGGCGCGCACGCTGGGCGTCACCACCTCCCTCCTCGAAGACGCGCCTGACGGACAGTCGCTAGGCGCCGTCTGGCTGCAGGGGCGGTGGGGACGCGCGGTGGGCGCGGGGTGGACGCTCGACCTCCTTCCCGCCGCGCGCGCGGACTGGAGCACGCGGGTGCGCGGCACCACCCTCTCGCCGCGCATGGGCGCGTCGGCCACGCGTGGACCCCTGGCGGCGCGACTCTCCATCGGCAACGCCTTCTCGCCGCCCACGCTCGCCGACCAGTTCTTCCACGAGGGCGTCCTCGTCAAGCCCAACCCCGACCTCCGCCCCGAGCGCGTGCGCGGCGAAGTGGAGGGTGCGCTGGAGCTTCGCGACGCCGCCGTCGGCGCGCTCCGTATCGATGCCGAGCTCGCCGCCTACCGCGCGGACGTGGACGGCATGGTCCTCTGGTTCCCCGACCACCGCTTCCAGTGGAGCCCGCGCAACTTCGACGTGCGCCGCGCCGGCGCGGACGTGCAGGCCCGCGTGCGCTTCCCCTGGGCGGATGCCGAGCTGCGCGGCACCGCGTCGCGCGCGGCGGTGGAGTACACGGGGCCGGTGCTGAGCGGCCAGGTGGCATTCCGCCCGCGCCACACGGCGAGCGCGGCGGCCGCGGCGCGTCTCCCCGGCCGCATCCGGGCCGAGCTGCAGGGACGATGGGTGGGCGAGCGCCGCTCCGTGGCGGGCGACACGCTCAACCTGCTGGAGCCTTACGCGATGGCCGACCTGCGCCTCGCCCGCCCCTTCGCGCTGGGCGCGTGGGCGGGCGAGGGCACCTTCGCCATCGAGAACCTGGCCGATACGCATGCGGCCATGCTGGTGGACTATCCGTATCCGGGCCGTGCCTGGACGCTGGGCGTGCGCCTGCGCAGGGGCGCGCCCCACACATCATCATCCTCAGGATCGACAGACCGATGA
- a CDS encoding ABC transporter ATP-binding protein — protein MSGWRCDGVTFRYPEADVNALEGVSMEAAAGGCTAVLGPNGSGKSTLLRVLLGTLTPSAGTAGFDDRPLAAWSRPELARAVGVVPQGEEAAFPISVRDLVAMGRYPHLGPWRREGAADRRAVEEAMRRCDVRDLAARPVANLSGGERQRTRVARALAQEPRALALDEPTAALDVSHEMAIWELLRDLARAGTTVLVVTHNLNLAARYADHLVLLHRGRVAAAGTPAQVLTRDTVERVYGWPVRVVPHPGPGPDAGAPQVVPLAGETCGTMQVRAEDGHAA, from the coding sequence GTGAGCGGGTGGCGCTGCGACGGGGTCACCTTCCGCTACCCCGAGGCGGATGTGAATGCGCTGGAGGGCGTGTCGATGGAGGCAGCCGCCGGCGGATGCACCGCCGTGCTCGGCCCCAACGGATCGGGGAAGAGCACTCTCCTGCGCGTTCTGCTCGGCACCCTGACACCCAGCGCGGGAACGGCCGGGTTCGACGACCGTCCACTGGCCGCGTGGAGCCGTCCCGAGCTGGCGCGCGCGGTGGGCGTGGTGCCGCAGGGCGAGGAGGCCGCCTTCCCGATATCGGTGCGCGACCTGGTGGCGATGGGCCGCTATCCGCACCTGGGCCCCTGGCGCCGCGAGGGCGCCGCCGACCGCCGCGCCGTGGAGGAGGCGATGCGCCGCTGCGACGTGCGCGACCTCGCCGCGCGCCCGGTCGCGAACCTCTCCGGCGGCGAACGTCAGCGCACGCGAGTGGCGCGCGCGCTGGCCCAGGAGCCGCGCGCCCTCGCCCTGGACGAGCCCACCGCCGCGCTCGACGTCAGCCACGAGATGGCGATCTGGGAGCTTCTCCGCGACCTGGCGCGCGCGGGGACGACGGTCCTCGTCGTGACCCACAACCTGAACCTCGCCGCCCGCTACGCCGACCACCTCGTCCTCCTCCACCGCGGACGCGTGGCCGCCGCAGGCACTCCCGCGCAGGTGCTGACGCGCGATACGGTGGAGCGGGTGTACGGCTGGCCGGTGCGCGTCGTCCCGCACCCCGGCCCCGGCCCGGACGCCGGTGCCCCCCAGGTCGTCCCTCTCGCCGGCGAGACGTGCGGCACCATGCAGGTGCGCGCGGAGGACGGACATGCGGCGTAG
- a CDS encoding iron ABC transporter permease gives MRPVLRLALLVAALAGALLLGVRMGAVPLSVREVVAGIRGDGDPTTIAIVRRLRLPRALLAALVGGSLAASGATFQALLRNPLAEPYILGVSGGAAVGAVGAIVLTGAPASGAMVALSAFAGAILAILLVFRVAASVGKALDTRVLLLAGVVVGAFFNACILLALTFADTESFRSAMFWMMGSFSGATWRGIGTMAGAMVPALLLLFALARPLNLFAVGEETAAFLGVRTERTKLLAYGTASLLTAAAVAVSGVIGFVGLVVPHVVRMLWGGDHRFLLPASVLLGATFAVLADTLARTAAAPTELPIGVVTAFVGVPFFVYLLRRRMA, from the coding sequence GTGAGGCCCGTGCTTCGCCTCGCGTTGCTAGTGGCGGCCCTCGCCGGCGCGCTCCTGCTGGGCGTGCGCATGGGCGCCGTGCCGCTGAGCGTGCGCGAGGTCGTCGCCGGGATACGGGGAGATGGCGACCCCACGACGATCGCCATCGTGCGGCGGCTGCGGCTGCCGCGCGCGCTGCTGGCCGCGCTGGTGGGCGGCTCGCTGGCGGCGAGCGGGGCCACCTTCCAGGCGCTCCTCCGCAACCCGCTGGCGGAGCCGTACATCCTGGGCGTCTCGGGCGGGGCCGCCGTGGGCGCGGTAGGGGCCATCGTCCTCACCGGCGCCCCGGCGTCCGGCGCGATGGTGGCGCTCTCCGCGTTCGCGGGGGCAATCCTGGCGATCCTCCTCGTCTTTCGCGTGGCCGCGTCGGTGGGGAAGGCGCTCGACACCCGCGTCCTGCTGCTGGCGGGCGTGGTGGTGGGCGCCTTCTTCAACGCCTGCATCCTCCTGGCGCTCACCTTCGCGGACACGGAGAGCTTCCGCTCCGCCATGTTCTGGATGATGGGGAGCTTCAGCGGCGCCACCTGGCGCGGCATCGGGACGATGGCTGGCGCGATGGTACCGGCCCTTCTGCTCCTCTTCGCCCTGGCGCGCCCGCTGAACCTCTTCGCGGTCGGGGAGGAGACGGCGGCGTTCCTCGGTGTGCGTACGGAGCGCACGAAGCTGCTGGCGTACGGCACGGCCTCGCTGCTGACGGCGGCGGCGGTCGCGGTCAGCGGGGTGATCGGCTTCGTCGGCCTCGTGGTCCCGCACGTCGTGCGCATGCTCTGGGGCGGCGACCACCGCTTCCTCCTTCCCGCCTCCGTGCTGCTGGGCGCCACCTTCGCGGTCCTCGCCGACACGCTCGCGCGCACCGCCGCCGCTCCCACCGAGCTCCCCATCGGCGTGGTGACGGCGTTCGTGGGCGTCCCCTTCTTCGTCTACCTGCTGCGGCGGAGGATGGCGTGA
- a CDS encoding helical backbone metal receptor, whose amino-acid sequence MSIAPRLRIAALAAVLALAGGCGRADVRADAAAEGAITLTDDAGRTVTLPRPARRVVSLVPSANATLVGLGAAGQLVGRTDFDKGPALDSLPSVGGGLDPNLEKLAALRPDLVIGWETHKPQLRERLAELGIPVFAVKTEDTTDVFRTIRNLGRLTGRAPTADSLATRLRGEIDAVRASVEGLPRPSVLFVVWNDPPMTAGPGTFVMQLIGVAGGRPVFPEVTELWPTVSMEEIVRRQPDVVVIPVGESRTPRFDARSPGWRELKAMRGPVLIPAELVNLPGPGVGETARRLRDALHPERARR is encoded by the coding sequence TTGTCCATCGCGCCACGCCTCCGCATCGCCGCCCTCGCGGCCGTGCTCGCCCTCGCCGGCGGGTGCGGGCGGGCAGACGTGCGCGCGGACGCCGCGGCCGAGGGCGCCATCACCCTGACCGACGACGCGGGGCGCACGGTGACGCTGCCGCGCCCCGCCCGCCGCGTGGTGTCGCTCGTCCCCAGCGCGAACGCGACGCTGGTGGGGCTCGGCGCGGCCGGGCAGCTCGTGGGGCGCACCGACTTCGACAAGGGCCCGGCGCTGGACTCGCTCCCCTCCGTCGGCGGCGGGCTGGACCCGAACCTGGAGAAGCTCGCCGCCCTCCGCCCGGACCTCGTGATCGGCTGGGAGACGCACAAGCCGCAGCTTCGCGAGCGATTGGCCGAGCTGGGCATCCCCGTGTTCGCCGTGAAGACGGAGGACACCACCGACGTCTTCCGCACCATTCGCAACCTGGGGCGGCTCACCGGCCGCGCCCCCACCGCCGACTCGCTGGCCACGCGCCTGCGCGGCGAGATCGATGCGGTGCGCGCTTCCGTCGAGGGGCTGCCGCGCCCGTCCGTCCTCTTCGTGGTGTGGAACGATCCCCCCATGACGGCGGGTCCCGGCACGTTCGTCATGCAGCTGATCGGCGTGGCCGGCGGGAGGCCCGTCTTTCCCGAGGTGACGGAGCTGTGGCCCACCGTGTCGATGGAGGAGATCGTTCGCCGCCAGCCCGACGTCGTCGTCATCCCAGTGGGCGAGAGCCGCACGCCGCGCTTCGACGCGCGCTCGCCCGGCTGGCGGGAGCTGAAGGCGATGCGCGGCCCCGTGCTGATCCCGGCGGAGCTGGTGAACCTTCCCGGGCCAGGCGTGGGCGAGACGGCGCGGCGGCTTCGAGACGCGCTGCACCCAGAGCGGGCCCGCCGGTGA
- a CDS encoding winged helix DNA-binding protein, with translation MTPLHNHWHAYNLSESPFLQRDLQPSGVRYPIDLFVGREKEAERLLRAIGGAASSRQTIEGLPGIGKTTLAQFVKSRAADAGYASYPDPVSAARVGTTETLLVRLLSYVYDALTTHLGEAVLDEPAVEAARRLVLDTRVRDLKVAAQIAGFGFDRETATRNEPAAFRVELLAIPPILRELPRVANRYGLSGILVHINNVENLVTDADRTRAGNALLDIRDLFLIDGLHYLLVGTPDAVRALIAPHAQLRSVFGIGRPLAPLPRDGFLSLLARRYTHLRLDPSQEVRAPVNHDAAAEVYRVYRGDLRGTLRALDEATQELIGYTGRPGAPISADELFGVLVPMLQAEADSTLGETLQDRFYALRDVTGEVTQKDLMDVWDVTQGYVSASVRELQRLGYVHETRREGRRIWYALTGPARLVLGLEHLPG, from the coding sequence ATGACGCCGCTGCATAACCACTGGCACGCCTACAACCTTTCAGAGAGCCCCTTCTTACAGCGTGATCTGCAGCCCAGCGGCGTGCGGTACCCCATCGATCTGTTCGTAGGCCGGGAAAAGGAAGCGGAACGGCTGCTGCGCGCGATCGGCGGCGCGGCCAGCTCACGCCAGACGATCGAGGGCCTCCCCGGGATCGGTAAAACGACGCTCGCCCAGTTCGTGAAGAGCAGGGCAGCCGACGCCGGGTACGCGAGCTACCCGGATCCGGTGAGCGCTGCGCGTGTCGGCACGACCGAAACACTGCTCGTCCGCCTCCTCAGCTACGTGTACGACGCCCTGACGACGCACCTGGGTGAAGCGGTCCTCGATGAGCCCGCTGTCGAGGCGGCGCGCCGCCTGGTGCTGGACACACGCGTACGTGACCTCAAGGTGGCGGCGCAGATCGCGGGCTTCGGCTTCGACCGCGAGACGGCCACGCGCAACGAGCCCGCGGCCTTCCGCGTGGAGCTGCTCGCAATCCCGCCGATCCTCCGGGAGCTGCCGCGCGTCGCGAACCGGTATGGGCTGTCCGGGATCCTCGTCCACATCAACAACGTCGAGAACCTGGTAACCGACGCGGATCGCACGCGCGCAGGCAACGCGCTCCTCGATATCCGCGACCTCTTCCTGATCGACGGGCTCCACTATCTGCTCGTCGGCACCCCGGACGCCGTGCGCGCTCTGATCGCTCCGCACGCGCAGTTGCGCAGCGTCTTCGGCATCGGACGCCCTCTCGCTCCACTCCCGCGCGACGGGTTCCTGAGCCTCCTTGCGCGCCGGTACACCCACCTGCGGCTCGACCCGTCGCAGGAGGTGCGGGCACCGGTGAACCACGACGCGGCCGCTGAAGTGTACCGGGTCTACAGGGGCGATCTCCGGGGTACCTTGCGAGCCCTCGACGAGGCCACGCAGGAGCTCATCGGCTACACCGGACGCCCCGGAGCGCCGATCAGTGCGGACGAGTTGTTCGGTGTGCTGGTGCCGATGCTCCAGGCGGAGGCGGACAGCACGCTGGGGGAAACTCTGCAGGACCGGTTCTACGCGTTGCGTGACGTCACGGGCGAGGTCACCCAGAAGGACCTGATGGATGTCTGGGACGTGACGCAGGGTTACGTGTCAGCTTCCGTGCGCGAGCTGCAGCGCCTTGGCTATGTTCACGAGACCCGCCGTGAGGGGAGGCGAATCTGGTACGCCCTTACCGGACCGGCGCGCTTGGTGCTGGGGCTCGAGCACCTCCCGGGCTGA